The sequence AAGCCTATATTCCTGGTATGATCGCTCTTTTTGGGTCTCCAGTGGCAGTATCATCGGCTGTTATGGCCTCTCAAATGGACGGAGATGATATGCTGGCTTCGCAATTAGTTGTTTGGACCTCGATTTTATCCGTTATAACCATATTTTTATCCATTGTAATCTTTAGGACGATGGGGATGTTGTAATGAGTCTACTCTTATTTAACCGATACGAGAAAAAGTACTTAATCACAATGGATGTCAAAAAACAGTTAGAGGCGCGCTTCCAAGACTATTTAGCAAAGGATTCATATTCAAAAGATAGTGCCTACTCAATATATAACATTTACTTTGATACCTTCGATTATGAGGTTATTAGGCATTCGCTATCAAAACCCAAATACAAATCTAAGTTGCGACTAAGATTTTATGATTATCCAGTCTTAGAATCTACAGATATCTATCTTGAAATGAAACATAAATCTCTAGGACAAGTTCACAAGAGAAGACAAAAAATCCATTTTGATGGTTATCAGAAACTACTTAAATCAAGTCTCTATACCGTAGATAGTCCAACACAAATAGATAATGAAATAATGTATTATTTAAAACACATTAATGTGCTTCCAAGCACGTTCTTATTGTATGAAAGAACTGCTTGGCAAAGTGAGAATAACATATTAAGAATCACATTTGACATTAATATGAAAACCGCACCCTATAGTGAAAAGGGGTTAGAGGATTTGACACCTATAATCGACGAAGACATGGTCATTATGGAAATCAAATCCAGCATGAACTTCCCGTTATGGCTTGTGAGAAT is a genomic window of Paracholeplasma morum containing:
- a CDS encoding polyphosphate polymerase domain-containing protein, with translation MSLLLFNRYEKKYLITMDVKKQLEARFQDYLAKDSYSKDSAYSIYNIYFDTFDYEVIRHSLSKPKYKSKLRLRFYDYPVLESTDIYLEMKHKSLGQVHKRRQKIHFDGYQKLLKSSLYTVDSPTQIDNEIMYYLKHINVLPSTFLLYERTAWQSENNILRITFDINMKTAPYSEKGLEDLTPIIDEDMVIMEIKSSMNFPLWLVRILSELNIKPTRFSKYGRAYQNTLGGYNG